A genomic region of Leptolyngbya sp. NIES-2104 contains the following coding sequences:
- a CDS encoding tyrosine-type recombinase/integrase, protein MSSKIAASLATVATTFLSRSGLAPGTLKSYQSTLLPFLQEYGSMPIEILTRQAITEYLDDLEGIAYTTHHRHQAIIQSLFNFAVQEGYIKANPIAGLKRRKPDRAKGEHDSDEIIRYLTPDQLATLYQLVKHHLRMNALVHLLHRTGARISEILALDLNEVNLSDRRFQVVGKGNRKRWCFYSEDAALALDHYLKYDRHPRSTALFTAQQPFTLEVSRLSYRTAHDNWCELIAEAPELTDAHLHDLRHTFATERVGLMGIEELRALMGHRSIQTTLRYQKVTSQRAEIVAKQALKSLQNLD, encoded by the coding sequence ATGTCTTCTAAAATTGCTGCCTCTTTAGCTACAGTAGCGACCACGTTTTTAAGTCGTTCAGGTTTAGCACCAGGAACGTTGAAATCGTATCAATCGACCCTGTTGCCGTTTTTGCAGGAGTATGGCTCGATGCCGATTGAAATCCTCACGCGGCAAGCCATCACCGAGTATCTCGACGACTTAGAAGGCATTGCTTACACGACGCATCATCGCCACCAAGCGATCATTCAATCCCTGTTTAACTTTGCTGTTCAAGAAGGCTACATCAAAGCGAATCCAATTGCGGGCTTGAAACGGCGTAAACCTGATCGAGCCAAGGGAGAACATGACAGCGACGAGATTATCCGCTACCTCACCCCCGACCAGCTCGCGACCCTGTACCAACTCGTTAAGCACCATCTCCGTATGAATGCTCTAGTGCATCTGCTACATCGAACTGGAGCCAGAATTTCAGAGATTTTGGCGCTGGACTTAAACGAGGTCAATCTGAGCGATCGCAGGTTTCAAGTCGTGGGTAAGGGCAATCGGAAGCGCTGGTGTTTCTACAGCGAAGATGCAGCACTGGCGCTCGATCACTACTTGAAATACGATCGCCATCCAAGATCGACTGCCTTGTTTACCGCCCAACAGCCTTTCACACTGGAAGTCTCGCGTTTAAGCTATCGCACCGCTCACGACAATTGGTGCGAACTAATCGCTGAAGCACCGGAACTCACGGACGCACATCTGCACGACCTGCGGCATACGTTCGCGACTGAGAGAGTCGGACTGATGGGGATTGAAGAACTAAGAGCGCTGATGGGACATCGATCGATTCAAACCACGTTGCGCTATCAAAAAGTAACTTCACAGCGAGCAGAAATCGTGGCAAAACAGGCTCTGAAATCGCTGCAAAATCTTGATTGA
- a CDS encoding glutathione S-transferase family protein, which yields MLELYQFEMSHYVEKVRLILDYKGLPYRKIEVTPGIGQIELFQLSGQRKVPVLKDGSEIIADSTAIAEYLDRKYPEKPIIPADPKLKGQVLLIEQWADESLGLNARKGLIGSLSQNQNFRAAVLPSSTPDILKNLVSAIPSDLLGVLGSGVGMGPDAVKEAIADLKRSFTALSYILIDQPYLVGDSPTLADFAVAGLSMYAKFPTGAYLDIPESLKGQGVTGIADVSIFDPFFNWRDKLYADFRKASIGSYTPPSGSAPTSINID from the coding sequence ATGCTTGAGTTATATCAATTTGAGATGTCGCACTATGTCGAAAAAGTGCGATTGATTTTGGACTACAAAGGATTACCGTATCGCAAAATCGAAGTCACACCGGGAATCGGACAGATTGAGCTTTTTCAACTATCCGGACAGCGAAAAGTTCCCGTTCTAAAAGATGGTAGTGAAATTATTGCGGATTCAACTGCGATCGCGGAGTATCTCGATCGTAAATATCCAGAGAAGCCGATCATTCCTGCTGATCCAAAGCTAAAAGGACAAGTGTTACTGATTGAACAATGGGCAGATGAATCTTTAGGACTCAATGCTCGAAAAGGTTTGATTGGATCACTTTCGCAAAATCAGAATTTCCGTGCTGCTGTGCTGCCTTCTTCCACGCCAGATATCTTAAAGAACTTAGTAAGTGCAATTCCAAGTGACTTGCTCGGTGTCTTGGGGAGCGGAGTAGGAATGGGACCCGATGCGGTGAAAGAAGCGATCGCTGATCTCAAGCGTAGCTTTACGGCACTGTCTTACATTTTGATTGATCAGCCTTATCTAGTGGGAGATAGTCCAACGCTGGCAGATTTTGCAGTTGCTGGTTTATCGATGTATGCAAAGTTTCCGACTGGCGCTTATCTAGATATTCCAGAATCCTTAAAAGGTCAAGGTGTAACTGGAATTGCAGATGTCAGCATCTTTGATCCGTTCTTTAACTGGCGCGATAAGCTGTATGCTGATTTCCGCAAAGCGTCGATCGGGAGCTATACGCCGCCGAGTGGATCGGCTCCGACTTCAATCAATATTGATTGA
- a CDS encoding zinc ribbon domain-containing protein: MAALNSELAPNPQESLADYVRRVRISLSLSQKDLAERAGIHLQSVGKIERGQTTRLKHKAKKGLAHALGISIEYLDAVCKGVTIDVIETLKFCPQCWTPGSLPDPIWTSVRAKYCYVCGTQLCDRCLNCSERILSPKFKFCPFCGKTYK; encoded by the coding sequence ATGGCAGCTTTAAATTCAGAACTAGCTCCAAATCCCCAAGAATCGTTAGCAGACTACGTGCGACGGGTGCGAATTAGCTTGAGTCTAAGCCAGAAAGACCTGGCAGAGCGAGCAGGCATTCACCTTCAGAGTGTCGGAAAGATTGAACGGGGACAAACCACGCGGTTGAAGCATAAAGCTAAAAAAGGATTGGCGCATGCACTCGGAATTTCGATCGAGTATCTGGATGCTGTTTGTAAAGGGGTGACGATTGATGTGATCGAGACGCTTAAATTCTGTCCCCAGTGCTGGACACCGGGAAGTTTACCGGATCCGATATGGACATCGGTGCGGGCGAAATACTGTTACGTTTGTGGGACTCAGTTATGCGATCGCTGTCTCAATTGTAGTGAGAGAATTCTCTCACCTAAGTTTAAGTTCTGTCCTTTCTGCGGCAAAACTTATAAGTAA
- a CDS encoding GerMN domain-containing protein, which produces MQEHPRRFPVGIVIGLSTLVVATGGATAFFTWQNAQKSQPVPVAVEPPLVNAPRSAPPTSQNSIQAPTTEKTARVYWLKNSATEPAVVSVPVKVKSVDREEALLTAAVNTLLSEAPNKEVTSEIPKGTTLRSLKVRSNAVYVDLSKAFVSGGGSFSMTGRLGQILYTATSLNPSAKVYLSVEGQPLTVLGGEGLIVDQPLTRSQFEQDQKTNRE; this is translated from the coding sequence ATGCAAGAGCATCCACGTCGTTTTCCGGTTGGAATTGTCATCGGGCTATCTACTCTCGTTGTCGCAACTGGAGGCGCAACCGCCTTTTTTACTTGGCAAAATGCTCAGAAGAGCCAGCCCGTTCCGGTTGCGGTTGAGCCGCCTTTGGTAAACGCACCGCGATCGGCTCCTCCGACTTCCCAAAATTCGATTCAGGCACCCACAACAGAAAAAACGGCTCGAGTGTACTGGCTCAAAAATAGTGCTACTGAGCCAGCCGTCGTGTCAGTTCCGGTTAAAGTGAAATCGGTCGATCGAGAAGAAGCCCTCCTCACCGCAGCCGTGAATACCCTCTTAAGCGAAGCACCCAATAAAGAGGTCACTTCAGAAATTCCCAAAGGTACGACGCTGCGAAGTCTGAAAGTACGATCGAATGCGGTTTATGTCGATTTGTCCAAAGCGTTCGTATCGGGTGGCGGCAGTTTCTCGATGACGGGTCGCCTCGGTCAGATTCTCTACACAGCGACGAGTCTGAATCCGAGTGCAAAAGTGTATCTCTCGGTTGAAGGACAGCCCTTGACCGTTCTGGGTGGAGAAGGACTAATCGTGGATCAACCGTTGACGCGATCGCAGTTCGAGCAAGACCAAAAAACGAATCGGGAATAA
- a CDS encoding IS5 family transposase — MSKSYPSNLSHAQYELLRDLLPEAKPGGRPREVDLWEVLNAIFYILVEGVRWRSLPGDFPAWQTVYTYFRNWRKDGTWINVHDCLYRCSRIEQGRMPSPSEAVLDSQSVKSAAGVHEAVGFDAGKIIKGRKRFITVDTLGLVLRVFVTAASTPEREGGKTALQRVRKQGKAVSRLHTIWVDGGFDGAPFMQWVISICYWLVQVVLRPEQTKGFVLLKKRWVVERTNGWIMHCRRLVRDYELLPETSETFIYLAMIRIMVRRLA, encoded by the coding sequence ATGAGTAAATCATATCCGAGTAATTTGAGCCATGCTCAATATGAACTGTTGCGAGATTTGCTGCCCGAAGCAAAACCGGGCGGACGACCGCGAGAAGTGGATTTGTGGGAAGTCCTGAATGCGATCTTCTACATTCTGGTTGAAGGGGTGCGTTGGAGATCGTTGCCTGGAGACTTTCCGGCATGGCAAACCGTCTATACCTACTTTCGCAACTGGCGCAAAGATGGAACCTGGATCAACGTTCATGATTGTCTGTATCGTTGCAGTCGGATTGAACAGGGACGGATGCCCAGTCCATCGGAAGCCGTGTTGGATAGTCAGTCGGTGAAAAGCGCTGCGGGTGTCCATGAAGCCGTGGGCTTCGATGCCGGAAAGATCATTAAAGGACGCAAGCGATTTATCACCGTCGATACGCTGGGACTGGTTTTGCGCGTGTTTGTGACTGCTGCTAGCACCCCAGAACGCGAGGGCGGCAAAACGGCGCTGCAACGAGTCCGAAAACAAGGCAAAGCCGTATCTCGATTGCACACGATCTGGGTCGATGGCGGATTTGATGGCGCACCGTTCATGCAGTGGGTCATCAGTATCTGCTATTGGCTTGTCCAGGTCGTCTTACGTCCTGAGCAAACCAAAGGTTTCGTCTTGCTCAAAAAGCGCTGGGTGGTGGAGCGGACAAACGGTTGGATCATGCACTGTCGTCGCTTAGTGCGAGACTATGAGCTACTGCCGGAAACTTCGGAGACTTTTATTTATCTGGCGATGATTCGCATCATGGTGAGGCGTTTGGCATAA
- a CDS encoding AAA domain-containing protein, whose translation MVTVVNSSVLQQIEKWKEALSDTTLNNPLIRWLQSKGTKPHIQLSTPASLIYETLIHGEPPEFRLDELRTLQTRDEQAKSFNDLRLAAKKALEEKGVNTLFAVVGTIKWTTKATPKERDFTIAPLLLIPIELQKVRKRTELLQALDDDVLINPLIASKLDEDFRICLPDSRSIRDWDYGQFIAAVKPSLEQQANVRLEETAYIALFEDPKAALIRDLEECTEKIANHPILQALAGDSSEYTKTLRPPISPELIDQIHPNQVFQIRDADSSQQVVIETAKSGQSFVVKGPPGTGKSQTITNMVAELVGMKKRVLLVSEKQTALEVVAKRLAESGLSNLCLSFYDKGIAKKKGFLEELKRTENELQQGVEISALEVFFKSLETDRQLLTDHVQRLHWKQSSLNKSPFELFGTLLKFSREGVPNLGFHISEIRDWSEQRLADARTLLERLSGFSEIFLGEKATIWSEPDIQDWSVETSGVLRQELAKLRQAIQRADDIAIGVKGLLHLEILGSLRNLSQLRKTLVHLSDAPATVANWEITRDITELESAISQFEQDYHDLNQSSLWRVYDRQILQSIRSLEDLLNRFKNYQGWRRFFQRTYRDDRHAVTRFREGGCWVLDRTLVANLQDLAQLQHTQNRLRNPSYAAKVLLGKDYRLDDPRFDELRQGLDWLAELRRKSSVSITRVATLLRSPAYIQKIEALIQKIDSTVPQIEEGFDFIREHLLFDLVSTSTQELEEQSIQELRDLVERAQSDLDNLQEVIDCRNTEQRLTEIGLEDFLSSLRSRKLTASLWDLTLQQGIYQSWLRHLLDSDEALRMFRADTHEGRVQKFCKADERQFDHAQTRLKQLHAQQWRDWSSRADLKVQQQIQLFNAESGKARGPIRPFIANAPDLVMTLKPCWFMTPSAVSQFLDPEVIQFDTVIFDEASQIQIADAVPTIMRAKQVIIVGDREQLPPTKSQFTGILEEDDEEDNTYSSLLDACAFMESFSLKWHYRSQDESLIAFSEKNFYSADGLIYFPSSSTDEHRGVQFRFVENGTFDQKQGNPVEAREIAQMVQQEFPHLKRFDRSLGIITFGQSQEQAIRRELEKIWRSNPELETFCQEESNKFFVKPLEHVQGNEADVIFISFGYGRNVEGNLSRAFGLLNRQDTGRRRLNVAITRARYKLVLVASIHAIDLIQTNITNAELEILRRYFAYVESNGQHLEQQNYRASRALSLLEEDICYVLEKHNYVVEKQIGRSKFPINLAVKADRDSNNFLLGIECDEVNYSQYDTARDRDRLRRKVLEGLDWKIHRIWACEWYRDRDQQVRRLIQRIEALRKYGNS comes from the coding sequence GTGGTCACCGTGGTCAATTCGAGTGTATTGCAGCAGATTGAAAAGTGGAAAGAGGCGCTTTCTGATACAACGCTGAATAATCCTCTAATCAGATGGCTACAAAGTAAAGGCACAAAACCTCACATCCAGCTTTCTACCCCCGCGTCCCTGATTTACGAGACTTTGATTCATGGTGAACCCCCCGAATTTCGCCTGGATGAATTGAGAACGCTCCAGACGAGAGACGAGCAAGCCAAATCCTTTAATGATTTGCGACTAGCAGCAAAGAAAGCGCTAGAAGAAAAAGGCGTGAATACACTCTTTGCAGTCGTTGGAACGATTAAATGGACGACAAAGGCAACCCCGAAGGAGCGGGATTTTACGATCGCTCCTCTACTGCTGATTCCGATCGAGCTTCAAAAAGTTCGTAAACGCACCGAACTGCTGCAAGCTCTAGATGACGATGTATTGATTAATCCGCTAATTGCTAGCAAACTAGATGAGGACTTTAGAATTTGTTTACCTGACAGTAGAAGTATCCGTGATTGGGACTATGGGCAGTTTATCGCTGCTGTCAAACCATCACTGGAACAGCAGGCTAACGTCCGGTTAGAAGAGACAGCTTACATTGCGCTATTTGAAGACCCTAAGGCGGCTCTGATTCGCGATCTTGAAGAGTGTACAGAAAAAATCGCAAATCACCCGATTCTGCAAGCATTAGCAGGTGATTCGTCCGAGTATACAAAAACGCTTCGTCCGCCTATTTCTCCTGAGTTGATCGATCAAATCCATCCCAACCAGGTTTTTCAAATTCGGGATGCAGATTCTAGCCAACAGGTTGTGATTGAAACTGCGAAATCAGGGCAAAGCTTTGTTGTTAAGGGACCTCCTGGAACTGGAAAAAGTCAAACCATCACCAATATGGTTGCTGAATTAGTGGGAATGAAGAAGCGAGTTTTATTAGTTTCTGAAAAACAAACTGCTTTGGAAGTTGTTGCTAAGCGTTTAGCAGAGTCGGGGTTAAGCAATTTGTGTCTCAGCTTCTACGACAAAGGCATTGCCAAGAAGAAAGGATTCTTGGAAGAATTGAAACGAACGGAGAACGAACTTCAGCAAGGTGTAGAGATTTCTGCTTTGGAAGTATTTTTCAAAAGTCTTGAGACCGATCGACAGTTGCTGACAGATCACGTTCAACGCCTACATTGGAAGCAATCTTCGCTCAATAAATCTCCGTTTGAGCTTTTCGGGACTTTACTAAAGTTCAGTCGAGAGGGAGTTCCTAACCTTGGGTTTCATATTTCAGAGATACGAGATTGGTCAGAGCAACGGCTTGCTGATGCGAGAACGCTATTAGAACGGTTGAGTGGTTTCAGTGAGATATTTTTAGGCGAAAAAGCCACAATTTGGTCTGAACCTGATATTCAAGATTGGTCAGTAGAAACAAGCGGTGTTCTACGGCAAGAATTAGCAAAGCTGCGTCAGGCAATTCAGCGAGCAGATGACATTGCGATCGGAGTCAAGGGACTGCTTCACCTTGAAATACTGGGAAGCTTGAGAAATCTAAGTCAATTAAGAAAGACGCTCGTTCATCTCAGCGATGCTCCTGCAACTGTGGCAAACTGGGAGATTACAAGAGACATCACGGAATTGGAGAGTGCTATCAGCCAATTTGAGCAAGATTATCATGATCTGAATCAATCCAGTTTGTGGCGTGTTTACGATCGCCAAATCTTGCAGTCCATTCGTTCACTCGAAGACTTGTTGAATCGGTTCAAGAACTATCAAGGGTGGCGACGGTTTTTCCAGCGTACCTACCGGGATGATCGTCATGCTGTGACACGCTTTAGGGAAGGAGGATGTTGGGTTCTCGATCGTACACTGGTCGCAAATCTTCAAGACTTAGCACAGCTTCAACACACTCAAAATCGGCTCAGGAACCCCTCTTACGCCGCTAAAGTTCTATTGGGCAAGGACTATCGCTTGGACGATCCGCGTTTTGATGAGCTTCGACAAGGATTAGACTGGCTTGCAGAATTACGCCGGAAATCATCTGTTTCGATCACAAGAGTCGCAACTCTACTTCGCTCTCCTGCTTACATTCAGAAAATTGAGGCTTTAATTCAGAAAATTGACAGCACTGTTCCACAGATCGAAGAAGGCTTTGACTTTATTCGTGAGCATCTTTTGTTTGATTTGGTATCAACCTCCACACAAGAGCTTGAAGAGCAATCCATCCAAGAACTGCGTGACCTCGTGGAACGAGCGCAGTCTGATCTAGACAACCTTCAAGAAGTCATTGACTGCCGAAATACTGAACAACGGCTGACCGAGATAGGGTTGGAGGACTTTCTCTCTTCGCTGAGATCTCGAAAATTGACTGCATCGCTGTGGGATTTAACGTTGCAGCAAGGCATTTATCAGAGTTGGTTACGGCATCTCTTAGACAGTGATGAAGCATTGCGGATGTTTCGTGCTGATACTCATGAAGGGCGAGTTCAGAAATTTTGCAAGGCAGACGAGCGACAGTTCGATCATGCTCAAACTCGGCTCAAACAACTTCACGCTCAACAATGGCGCGATTGGTCGAGTCGTGCGGATTTGAAGGTTCAACAGCAAATTCAATTGTTTAACGCAGAAAGCGGAAAAGCGAGAGGGCCTATTCGACCCTTTATTGCCAATGCTCCTGATTTAGTCATGACGCTTAAGCCCTGCTGGTTTATGACTCCCTCGGCAGTCAGCCAATTTCTTGATCCTGAAGTCATTCAGTTTGACACAGTTATTTTCGACGAAGCCTCGCAAATTCAGATTGCGGATGCAGTGCCAACCATCATGAGAGCAAAGCAAGTGATTATTGTCGGCGATCGTGAACAGCTCCCTCCGACAAAATCGCAGTTTACTGGCATTCTTGAAGAGGATGACGAAGAGGACAACACTTACAGCAGTTTGTTAGATGCTTGTGCTTTTATGGAGTCTTTCAGCCTGAAATGGCACTATCGTAGCCAGGATGAAAGCTTGATTGCCTTTTCTGAAAAGAACTTCTACTCAGCAGATGGACTCATCTACTTTCCAAGTTCTAGCACGGATGAGCATCGAGGGGTTCAGTTTCGGTTTGTGGAGAATGGCACGTTTGATCAGAAGCAAGGGAATCCAGTCGAAGCAAGAGAGATCGCTCAAATGGTTCAACAAGAATTTCCTCACCTGAAACGATTCGATCGATCGCTTGGGATTATTACCTTCGGGCAGTCCCAAGAGCAGGCAATTCGACGGGAGTTAGAGAAAATCTGGCGAAGTAACCCTGAGCTAGAAACGTTCTGTCAGGAAGAATCGAACAAGTTTTTCGTCAAGCCGCTTGAGCATGTCCAAGGCAACGAAGCTGATGTGATTTTTATCAGTTTTGGGTACGGCAGAAACGTAGAAGGCAATTTGAGTAGAGCGTTTGGACTTCTCAATCGACAAGACACAGGACGGCGCAGATTAAACGTTGCGATTACTCGCGCTCGATACAAACTCGTTTTAGTTGCTTCAATTCATGCGATCGATCTAATTCAAACGAATATTACCAATGCAGAGTTGGAGATTTTACGACGCTATTTTGCCTATGTTGAGAGCAATGGACAGCATTTAGAACAACAAAACTATCGAGCATCTCGTGCGCTCAGTTTGTTGGAAGAGGATATTTGCTATGTACTAGAAAAACACAACTATGTGGTTGAGAAACAAATTGGGCGATCGAAATTCCCCATCAATCTTGCAGTCAAAGCAGATCGAGACAGTAACAATTTTCTATTGGGCATTGAATGTGATGAGGTGAATTACAGTCAGTACGATACTGCACGCGATCGAGATCGTCTTCGTCGCAAAGTATTAGAGGGCTTAGATTGGAAGATTCATCGAATTTGGGCTTGTGAGTGGTATCGCGATCGCGACCAGCAGGTTAGACGGCTCATCCAACGAATTGAAGCTCTTCGTAAATACGGTAATTCATAA
- a CDS encoding amino acid ABC transporter ATP-binding protein, whose protein sequence is MKHAIEFNQVEKSFGSLHVLKGISGYVAAGEVLSIIGSSGCGKSTLLRCLNRLEVIDRGQIMIDNLEISRANLSSRELKQVRARIGMVFQQFNLFPHLSVLDNLTLAPQQVLKLSRQESTERARYYLQEVGLADKAQMYPEQLSGGQRQRVAIARSLCMEPQAMLFDEPTSALDPELVGEVLSVMHRLAERGMTMVVVTHEIQFAREVASRVMFLDKGIVAEEGNAREVLTNPQSERLHTFLSRMRQAQMA, encoded by the coding sequence ATGAAACACGCGATTGAATTTAACCAGGTCGAGAAAAGTTTCGGTTCTCTGCATGTGTTGAAAGGCATTAGTGGCTATGTCGCTGCGGGTGAAGTCCTTTCAATCATTGGTTCGTCTGGCTGTGGGAAAAGTACTTTGCTGCGGTGCTTGAATCGATTAGAAGTGATCGATCGAGGGCAAATCATGATTGATAATTTAGAGATTTCGAGAGCGAATCTTTCTAGTCGCGAACTTAAACAAGTCCGCGCCCGAATCGGTATGGTGTTTCAGCAGTTCAATCTTTTTCCGCATCTGAGCGTTTTAGACAATCTGACGTTAGCACCCCAGCAAGTTCTCAAACTATCGCGTCAAGAAAGCACAGAGCGAGCACGGTACTATTTGCAAGAAGTGGGACTCGCTGACAAAGCGCAAATGTATCCTGAGCAACTTTCGGGCGGGCAGCGGCAACGAGTCGCGATCGCAAGAAGTCTCTGTATGGAACCTCAAGCGATGCTATTCGATGAACCAACCAGTGCTTTAGATCCTGAACTCGTTGGTGAAGTTCTTTCTGTGATGCACCGATTAGCAGAACGCGGCATGACGATGGTGGTAGTCACTCACGAGATTCAGTTTGCGCGGGAAGTGGCGAGTCGAGTGATGTTTCTCGATAAAGGAATCGTCGCGGAAGAAGGCAATGCGCGGGAAGTGTTAACGAATCCACAGAGCGAACGATTGCACACCTTTCTCAGCCGAATGCGTCAAGCTCAGATGGCATAA